One segment of Leptospira langatensis DNA contains the following:
- a CDS encoding PIN domain-containing protein: MILVDTSVWIEFFRGNEPYFNELKELIESSEVIVHEVVFGELLQGCKNKNEVSFILEYWENLNTLTSEGSFLLAGKLSFENKHIDKGIGLIDSVLINEVRSKKLQLWTLDKKVLKVLDKKEIYSSKGKHVG; the protein is encoded by the coding sequence ATGATTCTCGTAGATACGTCTGTTTGGATTGAATTCTTTAGAGGCAATGAACCTTATTTCAATGAACTTAAAGAGTTAATCGAGTCATCCGAAGTAATAGTTCATGAAGTTGTTTTTGGTGAATTGCTTCAAGGATGCAAAAATAAGAACGAAGTATCTTTTATTCTAGAATATTGGGAAAATTTAAATACCTTAACTTCAGAAGGTAGCTTTTTGTTAGCGGGCAAGCTTTCATTTGAAAACAAGCATATTGATAAGGGAATTGGATTAATTGATTCAGTTCTTATTAATGAAGTTAGAAGTAAAAAACTTCAACTTTGGACATTAGATAAAAAGGTTCTCAAAGTATTAGATAAGAAAGAGATCTATTCAAGTAAAGGCAAGCACGTCGGCTAA
- a CDS encoding TraY domain-containing protein, translating to MLCKRSDRSKCGEAQARVA from the coding sequence TTGCTCTGCAAACGAAGTGACAGAAGCAAATGTGGCGAAGCCCAAGCGAGAGTTGCGTAA
- a CDS encoding SH3 domain-containing protein, which translates to MLGICFSVCLIIFTVPLSAEERFLINGTNVNLREKPSVKSKVIHILNNEDELLILQYESKWENITGIDDRWVKVNYQNKVGFIFSAFLKPFEFKNKLYISIEKAQSCCYKICRAEIAKANCSKKPNYPDCDCGEACEGGGPPSMLEYGWTPDLEDKKRYFQSHKDVQTNFRQYNEQCLLK; encoded by the coding sequence ATGCTTGGAATATGCTTTTCGGTTTGTTTAATAATCTTTACGGTTCCACTATCTGCGGAAGAAAGATTTCTGATAAATGGTACGAATGTTAATTTACGTGAAAAGCCCTCCGTAAAATCAAAAGTAATCCATATTTTAAATAATGAAGATGAATTGCTTATTCTTCAATATGAATCGAAATGGGAAAACATTACTGGTATAGATGACAGATGGGTAAAAGTTAATTATCAGAATAAGGTAGGATTTATTTTTAGTGCGTTTTTGAAACCTTTTGAGTTTAAAAATAAACTCTATATTTCTATCGAAAAGGCTCAATCTTGCTGTTATAAGATTTGTAGAGCTGAAATTGCTAAAGCAAATTGTTCAAAGAAGCCGAATTATCCAGACTGCGATTGTGGTGAAGCATGTGAGGGTGGTGGTCCTCCTAGTATGTTGGAATACGGTTGGACACCGGATTTAGAGGATAAGAAAAGATATTTTCAGAGTCACAAGGATGTTCAAACAAACTTTAGACAGTATAATGAACAATGTCTTTTAAAATAA
- a CDS encoding DUF2191 domain-containing protein, with the protein MKVTAILPDDLIAEVQKYSGGKNITDSLQKALSEWLKQAKIRNLNAKLHKSPLSFQEGFSGENIRNLNRNR; encoded by the coding sequence ATGAAAGTGACTGCGATATTGCCAGATGATCTAATTGCAGAGGTCCAAAAATATTCTGGCGGGAAAAACATAACTGATTCACTCCAGAAAGCCCTCTCAGAGTGGTTAAAACAGGCCAAAATAAGGAATTTGAATGCTAAGCTACATAAATCACCACTTTCGTTCCAGGAAGGCTTTTCTGGGGAAAATATCCGAAATCTGAATCGTAACAGATGA